taatgatgttaaatagaatgtaaagaactaaacagttgttgccacttttttttgctCCAGATCAATTCACATTGTgatgctccttctggtgtgcgcgcctGATAATACAGACAAATGGATATACCGATCACAACTCTTCAGTAGGCGGCAATACTATGAGTTGCTCtttgcagaggatgaagaatatatgcctgtgagtattgttctcTATCTGTTGCTCCatggtttgtgttcaaatatccgttattTAGAGGGCTACAAGACCACAACATTGATGCTGGTTTCGTTAGAcagtctatggtgttttgcattgtgtgttagcattaagatagcagactttCGTATAAGGCTAAGTGGACGCAGCACTTTTGAAAAGGATTACTGAACGatgggagaacagtaaaacacacttAAGCATAAACTGCTTTTGGCCACAGCTCTCAGCCAGACACTCACATGCAAATTGACCAGCATTATTTACACTTTTGAACCGCATTTTTGTCACAAACTTTGGTCGGAACATGCCCCAAATACATCAAAACTAAGACCAAGACAAGCAAATCATCCATATTACTGATATGATCATAATGCTTCGTGATATGAGTCAGCCGTCAGCAGTGGCGCATGCATGAGTGCAAAAGTGCGAAAGGAGCAGCCAAGGGCTAATCCAAAACCATACGGTTGAGTTTCAAAATGTAATCTCCAGATGATTAGCGTGGGTTCTTTTGCCAGATTGGACATAAAACGGGGTCAATGTTGTCACATGCGTGCGGTGAGGAGGTAACAAGGGGAAATGAAACCTCACCGTGTGAACTACGTAAAAGActgaatacaacaacaaaaaagaaaaaaaagagcacttTTAATGCTCCCTTCAGGGGAGTTCACGATGATGTAGCCCAACATAGGCGCTCGTGATTCATCATTTATATCACCCGCGGccatccattttttgggggggttaaaGCGAATGAATGGCAACTGGTGGGGAGGTGAAGGCGAGGCAGGGCCGGCCGAGAAGCGGAAGAAAACGCCAAGAGAGAGGGTTATTTTTAAAgccgtttttttggggggggggtcttacCTTGTCGCCGGCGGAGGCAGCTTGGACGGCACGCTTACGAggagaagacgaagaagaagaaggaggaggagtggAAGGCAAGCGCCCCGCGAGCTCCAACAAGAAGAAAAGCGATTTGCCGTTTCCGGGTTAGTCACGCGACGTCATCGGAGGAGGCTGCACGTTTTGCTCAACTCGGCGTCGCGAAGGGGCGCCGGTGCGGAGGCGTCGACTTTGAATCATCGTAGCCCCGCCCACCCCGCGTGTGCTCATCGTGAATTCCGTATATTAGCCTACAGACGAGCTAGTTGATTAATTCGACCCCATGCAGCTTTAATCATAAATCTTAAACCTAATCTGTTGGGGTTTCAATGAGACCAATCAGCTTTATTCTAGGGCgccgaagtgtccttgagcaaaagATCGATCTAGAACATAGGTAACCCCAGGGGGCGCTGTCGTGACGATGAGTTTACTTGGTGGTTTTTGGTGAAATGTGCCAACTTTTGAATGGGCATCACCTTTGATATGAGGAAAAACAATAACCCGATTAGGCTTTAATGGGAATCAGTATtataactgtcaaaaaaaaaactttaacttTATTAAAAGTCCAGTGCATTGCTATTGGACAtttttctaattattatttaaaaaaaactgtcattttcTGTTCATgagaagggattttttttttacagttaccTCTATTTGATATTAAACAAATGATATGTTGTCCCCAAAGTAATTCTTCTGACTCATATGGACTACTattatttgctttaaaaaaaaaaaaaaaaaaaaacatgtttcccaAACTATTTTACTGTAGAATTGAGACAGCAGAGGCCAATTAGTTATAATGAGGCCTCTCACACCTGACCTCAATCATGGCCCAGCTTATAAAAGCCTCTCTCAAGACCATCTGCGTCCAAATCCACAGAAGCAAGTTGGAAGTTTGAAGGAGAATCACAACCGACCAGCGTGTAATTTCAAACTGCTGCATCGTCttgattatttgtttgttggGTCAACCATGGCAAAGGAGAAGCCTCACGTCAACCTGGTGGTCATCGGCCACGTGGACAGCGGCAAGTCCACCACCACGGGCCACCTGGTCTACAAATGCGGCGGCGTCGACCAGCGAAAGCTGGAGAAGTTCGAGAAGGCCGCAGCGCAGGTAGGGAGGGCACGTTCGAGCGACTCGTTGCATTTGAATGCACTTTGATTCGTCGTGGTTTTCGCTGTGGAGTTGGGCAAGAGCTCGTTCAAGTTCGCCTGGGTGCTGGACAAGCTGAAGGCTGAGCGGGAGCGCGGCATCACCATCGACATCTCTCTGCTCAAGTTCAACACGCAGAAGTACTGCATGACCATCATCGACGCGCCGGGTCACCGAGACTTCATCAAGAACATGATCACAGGGACGTCCCAGGTGTGAAGAAGTCACTTTGACCAAGGCAGacgtttacattttcttttttaaaaaaaatctgatttttaaaagtaGATGGAGTTCTGTGTTCAAAGTGAGGGGTGGGAGTTTGGAAGGCCAAGGTCAAATTGTTGCAATGCACATCTGCCCCCTCATGGCTGTGAACAGTATTGAGGATGACATCGGCAAACTCTGATTGGCTGATTAGTAAAGTATGAGTCGgggtttcaataaaaaaaaaaaaaacgttggacTCAAATAGTGAAAAGTTGcattaaatttcattttttttatatgcgtTTAAAATCTGAAACTAAGTATTAAATATTTTGGGGAGAAAACttctaaaaaaaagagagaatccaTGACAATGTTGAATagtgcatttaaaataataataataataaactgaaTAGCAATTTGTCAATTACAAATtaactaaaattttaaaatgtggaaCTTTTTTTGAAACTCAAAAGTAGTTATGGACAATGAGATGAAATTTTCTAAAAcattaatgcatgcttttaattttttagtcaaaattgtaaaacatttaggatataaactgaaaagaaaaattttacttttgaagtttttttaaattaaatgactttTACAAAAAGCTTGCAACgggaaaatgtaatgtttaaaaaaaacttgatcaATGAACAATTTAAATTTGAGGATGTTTTCCTACAGGTGCGAATAAATCTGTGGTTGTTAAACTTGAACCAAATacctgcttaaaaaaaaaaagatgtcaccATGACAAGCATTACAGTAGCATTGTAGGCTGAAGCGTTAATAAAGtgacaggttttattcctaaagtgtatattaaatattgtaagccactgtacaTTATGCACATAATACTGAAAATAAACTCTGTGTCATGGTtctatgaaaatgtattgcacaaacGTTGAGTAAAATTGTACTCTATGGAGTTAAAAAGCAGTTCTGAAAGGTTAAATGGAAATGTAACGGTcctaaagttaaatacaaccgaactgcaCCGGGCAGTCATTGTGGGTGcgtactttgagaatcactgcccgATGGACTCTTTGCGTTCCAGGCCGACGTCTCTCTGCTGGTGGTGTCGGCGGCCAAGGGAGAGTTCGAGGCGGGCGTGTCCCGCAGCGGTCAGACGCGCGAGCACGCCCTGCTGGCCTACACATTGGGCGTCAAGCAGATGATCGTGTGCGTCAACAAGATGGACGTGACCGAGCCGCCGTACAGCCAGAAGCGCTTCGACGAGGTGGCGCGCGGCGTCGCGGGCTTCCTCAAAAAGATCGGCTACGACCCCAACGCCGTGCCCTTCGTCCCAGTCTCCGGGTGGACCGGCGAGAACATGATCACCGCCACACAGAATGTAACAAATACCTTTTGTGCCAAAAAGTGATGTAGAAGGggatttactgtacagtagggctgcaactattttaataatcgattaatctgtaatttctttttttttttttttttttttttttttttaaacaatgaatcggctgggggaaaaaaaaaaatcatccttaTTTGTGCAGATGCCGTGGTTCCAAGGTTGGAAAGTGCGTCGGCGAGAAGGCAACATGAATGGCAAAACTCTGCTGGAGGTGCTCGACTCCATTCAAGCGCCCGTACGCACAATTAATAAACCGTTGCGATTACCTCTGCAAGATGTCTACAAGATAGGAGGTAAGGCctttaagaattaaaaaaaaaaaaaaagtacgtaTTTTGGGGATTTGCATATTCAATTTATGGAAATTTGGGaatattggaatttttttttgtgaaactcaatcttttttttaatgtggggggggggaaaggaaaatgtaatttttgtaaattatcaaaatgcacattttattacagaaattttaatttgtattaaaaagATGACTAGAAAATTGGAGGCAGGGTGTTTAATTTGAAGATGCAAGATTATAAATTCTGGAACACAACAAAAccgattaaataaaatgttgaacatttttttgggtaactttttaaaatgagaatttctttcaaacataaaatgcaacCAAAATCTATAAGTGGGGGTAAACTGATAATAGAAATTTGAAGGTAATAGAGATGCATGGTTTTAATTAACTAATTGATTGATGTTCAATTGCAAAAACTTCGTTTTGTATGAAGTAATGACATAGAATTAGTGACTTAACCCTTGCAATTGATAAGAGGTATGGCGTTAAAAAAATCTGGAAGtccccgagacaaaaatgacgAGTCCCTCGCTTTCCAGGAGTGGGGACGGTTCCCGTGGGGAAGATCGAGACGGGTGTCCTGAAACCGGGTATGACGCTGATGTTCTCGCCCGCCAAGGTGACCGCGGAGGTCAAGTCTATCGAGATGCACCACCAGGGTTTGGACACGGCATTGCCGGGCCACAACGTGGGCTTCAACATCAAGAACGTGTCCGTCAAGAACCTGAGGCGCGGCGACGTCGCCGGCAACGCCCAGCATGACCCGCCCTCCGACGTCAGCAGCTTCGAGGCCCAGGTTGGCGCCAGAGAACACAAAGTACTGCTTCAAAAGAATACTTTGTCGTGATAAGCATTAAAATAGTGTAACGACAATTGAACTGTACTGGATTCAAAAATGTTGAAGACCCTGTAACAGTATGCAgtgtgaacatttaattcagtaatgCTCTCTCATTCCACTAGATGGAGTCCACGGTCCACAAGCGGTACTAGTACGACGCTAATAATTTGGGGGTGGCAGAATTAACTGTAAATCGTACATTAGCAATAGGACTGCGTCAAATGTTTATTCATATTGTTATGATACATTTATCGCTACAACTGGCACAAAGCTGTTGACATGCCACGTAGTCTCCAAAGTACATGTAAACAATGTAAAATTCCTTGATTGGACAAACCGGTTTGTAATCTGACCCGATATTGTATTCCGCTATGATCGGCACCGTTGGTTGCGCTGCTGTtgctttcattacatttttgtgtCCCTAAAGCAAatcccccccaccacacacgcaTTTAAAGATGAAATTTGTTGCAAAGGTGATCATCCTGAACCACCCGGGCCGGATCAAGGAAGGCTATTCGCCGGTGTTGGACTGCCACACGGCGCACGTGACTTGCCGCTTCGCCGAGCTCAAGGAGAAGCTGGACCGCCGCACGGGCAACAAGCTGGAGGAGCGCCCACAGCTGCTGATGTCAGGCGACGCGGCCACCGTCAAACTGGTGCCTGTCAAGCCCATGTGTGTGGAGAGCTTCTTCACCTATCCTCCACTTGGTATGCCAACTCCAAAACAGTTTCTATGCCAAATGCTTCTGTACCTTTCAGTGATTCCTCCGGTGTCTCTCACCCCACCCCCAAACAGGTCGCTTTGCTGCCCGAGACTTGAAGCAAACGGTGGCAGTCGGTGTCATCAAATCAGTGGAGAAGGAGAAAGGCTCCAAAACCAAAGTGTCTAAATAAGTTGCGTTAcatttttgttacaaaaaaagaggctttaagtTAAGTTTTAAGATGTTTTGACTCCTGTGTTGCAGAAAGCTGCTGAATTTTGGTTGAAATGCAGAGttggaaataaaacatttgaccaagaagtttgtttttctcgcctaatttcacacttaaaacaCAATGCAACTGATGCTGGTTCCAGTTGAATGGGGGAAGCGAATTCCTTGCACATAAACTTCTACTCTATGCAGTTTAAAACTGAGAATGACCTAACCTGTAAATGTTCACTTCAGTTATTTGAATTTTtcaagtccatccatttttctaccgCTTAGCAGAGGTCAGAtcacagtagctttagcagggacgcccagacttcccgagtcgttcccaggccagccgaaggatgtagtctctcctgAGTCGTcccaatcagatgccccggccacctcatctggatcctcttgatgtgaaggagcagtggctctactctgagatcctccctctctctaagggagagcccggacaccctgtggaggaaactcatttcggccgcttgtgtacgggatcttgttctttcggtctcgagagcttcgccttagctCCTCCTTTACCGCAACATGAATCTAACTGTATTTGGCA
The genomic region above belongs to Phycodurus eques isolate BA_2022a chromosome 21, UOR_Pequ_1.1, whole genome shotgun sequence and contains:
- the eef1a1l3 gene encoding elongation factor 1-alpha-like; translation: MAKEKPHVNLVVIGHVDSGKSTTTGHLVYKCGGVDQRKLEKFEKAAAQLGKSSFKFAWVLDKLKAERERGITIDISLLKFNTQKYCMTIIDAPGHRDFIKNMITGTSQADVSLLVVSAAKGEFEAGVSRSGQTREHALLAYTLGVKQMIVCVNKMDVTEPPYSQKRFDEVARGVAGFLKKIGYDPNAVPFVPVSGWTGENMITATQNMPWFQGWKVRRREGNMNGKTLLEVLDSIQAPVRTINKPLRLPLQDVYKIGGVGTVPVGKIETGVLKPGMTLMFSPAKVTAEVKSIEMHHQGLDTALPGHNVGFNIKNVSVKNLRRGDVAGNAQHDPPSDVSSFEAQVIILNHPGRIKEGYSPVLDCHTAHVTCRFAELKEKLDRRTGNKLEERPQLLMSGDAATVKLVPVKPMCVESFFTYPPLGRFAARDLKQTVAVGVIKSVEKEKGSKTKVSK